A genome region from endosymbiont of Acanthamoeba sp. UWC8 includes the following:
- the hscB gene encoding Fe-S protein assembly co-chaperone HscB: MMNNLVCPHCSHSTIQEHFCSECNKVLPIRALSYFDVFRLSENYNIDIKQLDTKLFELQRCFHPDKFINQSLIEQSIALNNSALINQAYKVLKTPLLRAEYLLKLKGFDIDKEEVPQHLLLESMEWRESLESSEDERSIRKLLEEVSYKENNAYKLLTEYFIKELYNQALSIYIELKFYTRFKLEIINKLDLINDTI; this comes from the coding sequence ATGATGAATAATTTAGTTTGCCCGCACTGTAGTCATAGCACAATACAGGAGCACTTTTGCTCAGAATGTAATAAAGTTTTACCGATTAGAGCTTTAAGCTACTTTGATGTTTTTCGGCTGAGCGAAAACTATAATATTGATATAAAGCAATTAGATACAAAGCTGTTTGAGCTGCAAAGGTGTTTTCATCCTGATAAATTTATTAATCAAAGCCTAATAGAACAAAGCATCGCATTAAATAATAGCGCACTTATTAACCAAGCGTATAAGGTATTAAAAACACCGCTTTTGAGGGCGGAATATCTACTTAAATTAAAAGGCTTTGATATTGATAAAGAGGAAGTGCCGCAACATCTTTTACTTGAATCAATGGAATGGCGAGAGAGCCTTGAATCAAGTGAGGATGAAAGATCTATACGGAAATTATTAGAAGAGGTTTCATATAAAGAAAATAACGCTTATAAGCTTTTAACGGAATATTTTATAAAAGAGCTTTATAATCAGGCTTTATCAATATATATTGAACTTAAATTCTATACACGTTTTAAACTGGAAATTATAAATAAGCTTG
- a CDS encoding ankyrin repeat domain-containing protein: protein MENKGKRIIAAFIGSCLIYTANLAIAESNPTVSADSDDIESKVSSELEELNNSTQPALPIPPIPQINVDNTTVNPSGAASAQPDKISKPILKSTISNSKANPVSVASSPVPLSIMKNDENISGNPAAQPNKAPSKASEANKGEGSNLPNNFDEKFNYFYSQTQRTLKETKEEAEKAPFIDEQDPLNQMENLYLSSPSIKQNKPGSASDKPSKADASLKKKNNYSPYIYNRKVYDYRNTIPSPQISKKHYGSNNQHLPKTFYQKEYSEYLFIAAINDDVSSIKAFLEKGADINAQDVKYGYTPLMYSILYNKQKSYNYLITKGADLSIRSNDGKTVAHLAATANNIKAFELLIDYGVDPNIHDNQGNSPYYYSTQFTDEFAYIAVKQYKNMNKALIDFTKNGSIAAVKQTLRLGADTNYKDANGNTALIIAVQKNNVKLAGYLLSKDSDPLLRNKIGLSAIDYAVMNNSKELKDILKTVIITKELEGTEEVNLTKNEERFLNSNSGRDGNNAYKHYSRCNPSSNLKVEHQKHEGKHKCSTKKEAVVVSHGPNKVMEKSLIGDESLKKPKVIVSPPLTKIEPINPVTDLPGTKNNQTIPVIKSQVDSKQNDNITLKVPKVVREPVALKDSKIASNATKVNNTIITTKPEQATKVVIKPQAAPKTLITTNTSSQVANSKPLASRADNGLREVKKVSPPENQQDSKNLTTNIKDMVSSPLAMQDELSAANEKNTPPKTTSLKPTAPTTTVIPAMPEVLSKPTVLTMPIAPIIPDAPEVLSKSAAAATTVIPVIPVAPVAPPKSSVASTPVIPVVPVAPVAPSKPEPEIPASSAVKTTPADTAKKPTSLLPY, encoded by the coding sequence ATGGAGAATAAGGGTAAGAGAATTATCGCGGCGTTTATCGGATCATGTCTCATCTATACGGCAAACTTAGCAATCGCAGAATCCAATCCTACTGTATCTGCTGATTCGGATGATATAGAAAGTAAGGTGAGTTCCGAGTTGGAAGAATTAAATAATTCTACTCAGCCAGCTCTTCCTATTCCTCCTATACCCCAAATTAATGTAGATAATACAACGGTAAACCCGTCGGGAGCAGCTTCTGCACAACCAGACAAAATCTCTAAACCCATTTTAAAATCAACCATAAGCAATTCTAAAGCTAATCCGGTTTCGGTAGCTTCTTCACCAGTTCCACTAAGTATTATGAAAAATGATGAAAATATTTCTGGCAATCCTGCCGCTCAACCGAATAAAGCTCCAAGCAAAGCTTCTGAGGCTAATAAAGGTGAAGGTTCTAATTTGCCTAATAACTTTGATGAAAAGTTTAATTACTTCTACTCACAAACTCAAAGAACTTTAAAGGAAACTAAAGAAGAAGCTGAAAAAGCTCCATTTATTGACGAACAGGATCCGTTGAATCAAATGGAAAACCTATATTTATCTAGCCCGAGTATAAAACAAAATAAACCCGGTTCCGCCTCCGATAAACCGTCAAAAGCTGATGCTTCGCTAAAGAAGAAAAATAACTATTCTCCATATATTTATAACAGAAAAGTATATGATTATAGAAACACCATTCCTTCCCCACAAATCAGCAAAAAGCATTACGGGTCAAATAATCAGCATTTACCTAAAACTTTTTATCAAAAAGAGTATTCCGAGTATTTATTTATTGCAGCAATTAATGACGATGTAAGCAGCATAAAAGCATTTTTAGAAAAAGGAGCCGATATTAACGCCCAAGATGTTAAATACGGTTATACTCCGCTAATGTATAGTATTTTATATAATAAACAAAAGTCATATAATTATTTAATAACTAAAGGGGCGGATCTTAGCATCAGAAGTAATGACGGTAAAACGGTTGCTCACCTTGCAGCAACCGCAAATAACATAAAAGCTTTTGAACTGCTTATAGATTATGGGGTTGATCCTAATATTCATGATAATCAGGGTAACTCTCCATATTATTATTCGACTCAATTTACTGATGAATTTGCTTATATTGCAGTAAAGCAATATAAAAATATGAATAAAGCCTTAATAGATTTTACCAAAAACGGCTCTATTGCTGCCGTTAAGCAAACTTTAAGGCTTGGAGCGGATACGAATTATAAGGATGCCAACGGTAATACGGCCTTAATCATTGCTGTACAAAAAAATAATGTGAAATTAGCCGGCTACTTGCTTTCTAAAGATTCTGATCCTCTACTGAGAAACAAGATAGGTTTATCAGCAATTGACTATGCTGTAATGAATAACTCTAAAGAATTAAAGGACATTCTTAAAACTGTTATTATAACCAAAGAACTTGAAGGAACCGAAGAAGTAAATTTAACTAAAAATGAAGAAAGGTTTTTAAACAGTAACTCTGGTAGAGATGGTAATAATGCTTATAAACATTATTCACGTTGTAATCCGTCAAGTAATTTAAAAGTTGAACATCAAAAGCATGAGGGAAAACATAAGTGTTCTACCAAAAAGGAAGCGGTGGTAGTAAGCCATGGACCAAATAAAGTTATGGAAAAATCTTTAATAGGTGATGAGTCGCTTAAAAAGCCGAAAGTTATAGTTTCTCCTCCTTTAACTAAAATAGAGCCGATTAATCCTGTTACCGATCTTCCGGGCACTAAAAATAATCAAACTATCCCGGTTATTAAATCGCAAGTTGATTCTAAGCAAAATGATAATATAACATTAAAGGTGCCTAAAGTAGTTAGAGAACCTGTAGCTCTAAAAGATTCTAAAATAGCTTCCAATGCAACTAAGGTAAATAATACCATAATCACTACTAAACCTGAACAAGCTACTAAAGTGGTTATTAAACCGCAAGCAGCTCCTAAAACTTTGATTACCACAAATACTTCTTCACAGGTTGCTAACTCTAAACCTTTAGCATCTAGGGCTGATAATGGGTTAAGAGAAGTAAAAAAGGTTAGCCCACCGGAAAATCAACAAGATTCAAAAAATTTAACAACAAATATAAAGGATATGGTTTCTAGTCCGTTAGCTATGCAGGATGAGTTAAGTGCAGCTAATGAAAAAAATACCCCACCTAAAACTACTTCGCTTAAACCAACTGCTCCAACTACTACGGTAATTCCGGCTATGCCTGAAGTTTTATCAAAGCCGACAGTTTTAACTATGCCTATAGCTCCGATAATTCCGGATGCACCTGAAGTTTTATCAAAGTCAGCTGCTGCCGCTACTACGGTAATTCCGGTAATACCCGTTGCACCTGTAGCTCCACCTAAATCATCAGTTGCATCTACTCCGGTAATTCCGGTAGTACCCGTTGCACCTGTAGCTCCATCTAAACCAGAGCCGGAAATACCAGCGTCATCGGCAGTCAAAACCACTCCCGCTGATACTGCTAAAAAACCTACTTCATTATTGCCTTATTAA
- a CDS encoding DUF2497 domain-containing protein → MDTSDNRTQSGANEAASKIDEALQDIRKAMISETNVSSDILELTEVVEDGNSDKVTEKAPPSIKKNVAQLNEAVTNNLSESSEDILKKIDNSVAAKKLRTSPPKINREENMQTNQTQPKDVEEQSVNEEENISPSNKLFIAEEVAKESQDLLRSFIKATTKNHDENINFRSGATLEDLVIELLKPELSEWLNRNLPNIVKSIVEKEVKKLIPQDE, encoded by the coding sequence ATGGATACTTCGGATAACAGAACTCAATCAGGTGCTAATGAAGCGGCATCAAAAATTGATGAGGCATTACAAGATATTAGAAAGGCTATGATTTCTGAAACTAATGTCAGCAGTGATATTCTTGAGCTTACGGAAGTTGTAGAAGACGGCAATTCCGATAAAGTAACTGAAAAGGCTCCGCCCTCTATAAAAAAGAACGTTGCTCAGCTTAATGAGGCAGTTACCAATAATTTAAGTGAAAGTTCTGAAGATATACTAAAAAAAATTGATAACAGCGTGGCTGCTAAAAAGCTGAGAACCTCTCCCCCGAAAATTAATAGGGAGGAAAATATGCAAACTAATCAAACTCAACCAAAGGATGTTGAAGAGCAAAGTGTTAATGAAGAAGAAAATATATCTCCTTCAAATAAATTATTTATAGCTGAAGAAGTAGCTAAGGAATCACAAGACCTATTAAGATCATTTATAAAAGCTACCACTAAAAATCATGACGAAAATATAAATTTTAGGTCAGGTGCTACTTTAGAAGATTTAGTTATTGAATTACTTAAACCTGAATTAAGCGAGTGGCTAAATAGAAATTTGCCTAATATAGTTAAAAGTATTGTAGAAAAAGAAGTTAAGAAGCTCATTCCTCAGGACGAATAG